Proteins encoded by one window of Xiphias gladius isolate SHS-SW01 ecotype Sanya breed wild chromosome 15, ASM1685928v1, whole genome shotgun sequence:
- the LOC120800978 gene encoding transcription factor AP-4-like isoform X1, translated as MEYFMMPTEKIPSLQQFKKTEKDVIGGLCSLANIPLSPETAQDQERRIRREIANSNERRRMQSINAGFQSLKTLLPHTDGEKLSKAAILQQTADYIFTLEQEKTQLLAQNNQLKRFIQEFSGSSPKRRRAEEKDEGIGSPDTLEEEKVEELRREMLELRQQLDKERSARMQLEEQVRSLDTQLHPERLKVITQQVEEEQALIQSQTLLRLQQIHAADRQTHSPQVLAPPTPPAPTHHPTVIVPAPTLTQHHHVTVVTMSPSVHTSTVSTSRQNLDTIVQAIQHIERTQERKASAEEEQRRAVIVSPVHVAMDTACSDTDTDTEGEDCSMN; from the exons ATGGAATATTTCATGATGCCGACAGAGAAGATACCGTCCTTACAGCAGTTCAAGAAGACGGAGAAGGATGTTATAGGAGGTCTCTGCAG CCTGGCCAACATCCCGCTCAGTCCGGAGACAGCCCAGGACCAGGAGAGACGAATCCGCCGTGAGATCGCCAACAGCAACGAACGCCGGCGCATGCAGAGCATCAATGCAGGCTTCCAGTCCCTCAAAACACTCCTGCCCCACACAGACGGAGAGAAACTCAGCAAG GCGGCCATCTTGCAGCAGACAGCGGACTACATCTTCACCTTGGAGCAGGAAAAGACACAGCTCCTGGCACAGAACAACCAGCTCAAACGCTTCATCCAG GAGTTCAGTGGCTCATCACCGAAGAGGAGGCGAGCAGAGGAGAAGGATGAGGGGATCGGGTCTCCAGAcacactggaggaggagaaggtcgAGGAGCTGAGGAGGGAGATGTTAGAGCTGCGACAGCAGCTGGACAAGGAGCGCTCGGCTCGTatgcagctggaggagcag gtgCGCTCTCTCGATACCCAGCTGCACCCAGAGCGTCTGAAGGTGATCACccagcaggtggaggaggagcaaGCGCTCATCCAGAGCCAAACGCTGTTACGGCTGCAGCAGATCCACGCCGCTGACAGACAAACGCACAGTCCGCAG GTGCTGGCTCCTCCCACTCCCCCTGCCCCGACCCATCACCCCACAGTCATCGTTCCAGCTCCGACACTAACCCAGCACCATCACGTCACTGTGGTGACCATGAGCCCGTCTGTCCACACCAGCACTGTGTCCACGTCCAGACAGAACCTGGACACCATTGTGCAG gcCATCCAGCACATCGAACGCACTCAGGAGAGGAAAGCCAGCGCCGAGGAGGAGCAGAGACGAGCTGTAATTGTTAGCCCCGTGCACGTTGCCATGGACACCGCCtgctcagacacagacaccGACACGGAGGGAGAGGACTGCTCGATGAACTGA
- the LOC120800978 gene encoding transcription factor AP-4-like isoform X2 — protein sequence MQSINAGFQSLKTLLPHTDGEKLSKAAILQQTADYIFTLEQEKTQLLAQNNQLKRFIQEFSGSSPKRRRAEEKDEGIGSPDTLEEEKVEELRREMLELRQQLDKERSARMQLEEQVRSLDTQLHPERLKVITQQVEEEQALIQSQTLLRLQQIHAADRQTHSPQVLAPPTPPAPTHHPTVIVPAPTLTQHHHVTVVTMSPSVHTSTVSTSRQNLDTIVQAIQHIERTQERKASAEEEQRRAVIVSPVHVAMDTACSDTDTDTEGEDCSMN from the exons ATGCAGAGCATCAATGCAGGCTTCCAGTCCCTCAAAACACTCCTGCCCCACACAGACGGAGAGAAACTCAGCAAG GCGGCCATCTTGCAGCAGACAGCGGACTACATCTTCACCTTGGAGCAGGAAAAGACACAGCTCCTGGCACAGAACAACCAGCTCAAACGCTTCATCCAG GAGTTCAGTGGCTCATCACCGAAGAGGAGGCGAGCAGAGGAGAAGGATGAGGGGATCGGGTCTCCAGAcacactggaggaggagaaggtcgAGGAGCTGAGGAGGGAGATGTTAGAGCTGCGACAGCAGCTGGACAAGGAGCGCTCGGCTCGTatgcagctggaggagcag gtgCGCTCTCTCGATACCCAGCTGCACCCAGAGCGTCTGAAGGTGATCACccagcaggtggaggaggagcaaGCGCTCATCCAGAGCCAAACGCTGTTACGGCTGCAGCAGATCCACGCCGCTGACAGACAAACGCACAGTCCGCAG GTGCTGGCTCCTCCCACTCCCCCTGCCCCGACCCATCACCCCACAGTCATCGTTCCAGCTCCGACACTAACCCAGCACCATCACGTCACTGTGGTGACCATGAGCCCGTCTGTCCACACCAGCACTGTGTCCACGTCCAGACAGAACCTGGACACCATTGTGCAG gcCATCCAGCACATCGAACGCACTCAGGAGAGGAAAGCCAGCGCCGAGGAGGAGCAGAGACGAGCTGTAATTGTTAGCCCCGTGCACGTTGCCATGGACACCGCCtgctcagacacagacaccGACACGGAGGGAGAGGACTGCTCGATGAACTGA